The DNA segment TACAGCGGGCACAAAAGAAAGGTCTTGCAGAAATTGTGCTGCATAACCTGAGGGATTATGCCAGTAATAAGCAGAAAAGCGTTGACGATTATCCTTATGGGGGAGGCAGTGGCATGGTGATGTCTATAACGCCTTTTGCCTGCTGCATTGAAGCGCTGAAGGCTGAAAGGGATTACGACGAGGTTATTTTTATGAGCCCGGATGGGGAAACATTCAACCAAACTATCGCCAATGAGCTGTCGGGGAAAAAAAATATTATGATTTTATGCGGGCACTATAAAGGGATCGACCAGCGGATCCGCGATCTTTTTGTAACCCGGGAAATATCGATCGGGGACTATGTGCTTTCGGGAGGAGAATTGCCCGCCGCAGTATTGGTGGATGCAATTGTACGCCTGATACCAGGTGTACTGAATGACGAAACTTCGGCCCTGTCCGATAGTTTTCAGGGCGAATTGCTGGATGCGCCAGTTTATACCAGACCGGCCGACTGGCGGGGGCATAAGGTTCCGGATATTTTATTGAGCGGCCATGAGGCGAAGATCAATGAATGGCGACATGAACAGGCCTTAATACGCACGCAATTGCGCAGGCCGGATCTGCTGGAGGATTAATTTTCTATTTAAGTACCCCTTATTCATCTTTTGAAAGGAGTAAGTCCCGTATTTAAGCGGATCCAGCTTACATACGGGACCACTGTTTGGTTATTTTCTTTTTAAATAAAAATATTTTTTGTTGGGTTGTGATTATTTTTTAAGTAGATTTACGCTAAAAAAATTATGATTGTATCGGTTTTTTTTGATAAAAAATCATAAAAATATAATTAAAAACAAGCTAAATATACCTTTATGAGCGACAAAGCAAGAAAATACAAGATCAATGATTGTTTGTTGCGGTTGCCAGTGCCACAGTACCGGGAGGCCGTAAAAATTATTCCTAAGATTTTAGGTGTTTCATTAAATACCTTTCATAATTACCGGAATATTTTATTTGATGACAAACAGGACATTCCATATGAAAAAGTGATCATGTTTGAAAAATTATTTGAAATGAGGACAGGTGAGCTGATCAATAAAGAGGTGCAGTGCAAACCTTTAAAAGTGCTTATGGGAAAAGAGTTGCTCACCAGCAGGTTTACGAAGAGGAATTAAAGCAAATTAATTTTATTAAAATGTACAAGTATAAAATCAATGAGTATTTATATGGCCTGAATGTGGTAGAATATTCGGCTGCAAGAAAGATCATTCCCCAGGAACTGGAAATATCGTTAAATACCTTTCATAACTACCGGAACATCCGGATTGATTCTGAAGCAGATATTCCCTATTGTATGATCAGAAAGCTGGAGATTCTTTTTAAGATGAACCGGGGCGGGCTGGAAAATTTTAAAATTAAGGGAGAGGACCTGCAGTCACTAATCTATAAAAGGAAAGGAAAAAAATGATTGGCAGCTCAGATCAGCCACTCTGGTTTTGTGGAAATATTAAAGAATGTGGAAAAAAATAAAAAACGTTTTTATTTTTGAAATAATATTCCTAATATTGCAGTCCGATTTTAAACAACAAAAAATCGGCTTAATAGCTTAAAATCATGGATTTAGTAAAATTTGTTGAAGAGCAGGTAATCGCAAAAAATGAGTTTCCTGCATTCAAATCAGGAGATACAGTGAGTGTTCACTATAAAATTCGCGAAGGTAATAAAGAACGTATTCAAATTTACCAGGGCGTAGTATTACAACGTAACAGCGTAGGCGCAAACGAAACGTTTACTGTTCGTAAAATGTCTAACGGTGTTGGTGTAGAGCGGATATTCCCTATTAACTCTCCAAACATTGCCAAAATCGAGGTGAACAGCCATGGTAAAGTTCGCAGGGCGAAACTATTTTATCTGCGCGAATTAACTGGTAAAGCAGCACGTATAAAATCTAAAAGGGTATAACATTCTTTCAAAAAAATATACGAACCTCCCCGATCATATCGGGGAGGTTTTTTTGTTTGTATATCTTTGCGCCAACTAACTTATTATAAATAATGAAAGAACTGTTAAAAAAATTCGAAGAGAAGCGGCCGGAGATCGTTTTTGAGTGGAAGGATAAGGATTCTGAAGCTGAAGGGTGGGTGGTGATCAATTCGCTTCGCGGAGGAGCAGCAGGTGGAGGGACCAGGATGCGCAAAGGCCTGGACAAAAGAGAGGTTGAATCTCTGGCAAAAACAATGGAAGTAAAATTTACCGTATCCGGCCCACCGATAGGCGGGGCAAAGTCGGGCATCAATTTCGATCCTGCAGACCCGAGAAAAAAGGAGGTTCTGGAGCGCTGGTATAAAGCGGTAATGCCCCTGCTAAAAAATTATTACGGTACGGGCGGCGATTTAAATATTGATGAGATCCATGAGGTGATCCCTATTACTGAAAACTACGGGTTATGGCACCCTCAGGAAGGCGTAATCAATGGGCATTATCAGGCAAGGGAAAATGAAAGGATCCACCAGATCGGGCAGCTGCGCTACGGGGTCTCCAAAGTGCTGGAGGATTTAAATTATACGCCAGACATTAAAAGAAAGTACAAGGTTGCTGATATGATCACCGGTTATGGTGTGGCGGCATCTATCGGCCATTTTTACAGCATCTGGGGTGGGAAGTTGTCAGGAAAAAGAGCGGTTATCCAGGGCTGGGGAAATGTAGCGGCAGCAGCAGGGTATTACCTGACACAAAATGGTGTGAAAATTGTTGGGATCATTGACCGTGTTGGTGGATTGATCTGTAAGGATGGCTTTACACAGGAAGAGGTCATTAGCCTGTTTAACAACAGAACAGGAAATACGCTGGTATCGCCCGACCTGATTCCTTTTGAACTGGCCAGTAAAGAGATCTGGGATATTGGCGCCGAGATATTTGTTCCCGCTGCAGCTTCCAGACTTGTTCAGCAAAACGAAGTGGATCAGTTGATACATGGGGGGCTCGAAGTGATTGCCTGTGGTGCAAATGTTCCTTTTGCGGATAAAGAGATTTTCTTTGGGAGCATTATGGAGCATGCAGATAAGCACGTTGCAGTGATACCGGATTTTATATCAAATTGTGGTATGGCCAGGGTTTTTGCTTACCTGATGCAGAGAAATGTAGAAATGAGTGACGATGCGATATTTACGGACGCGTCACAGGTGATTTATAAGGCACTGAAAGCGGTTCATGAGGAATCTCGGGAAAAGAAGGAACTCTCTAAAACGGCATTTGAGATTGCGCTTAAACAATTAGTATAATTATGATGATGGACTATCAATTTTTTGAACAGGTTTTTTGGGGAAACACCGTTAAGCAATATTGCGTTTTTGTAGTTATTATTTTACTTGGATTGCTGTTTAAAAGATTGGTGTCCAGGTTGTTTAGTCTGGCCCTTTTTAAGGTGTTCAGCAAATTTGCGGAAGAGGTCAGGGGAGAAACCTTTGTTGCGCTGCTGGTAAAGCCTATAGAGTCTTTCATTACTTTTTGCACCATTTATCTGGCGATCAACAATTTAACCCACCCCCTTAACCTTGTGCTCTGGCACAGGTCGAAAACTAAGATTGGGGTTACGATAGGGGATTGCCTGGATAAGATCTTTCTTTTCCTGATTATTCTGTCCATTTTCTGGATCATCCTGAGGATCATTGATTTCATCGCTTTTGTATTAAAACACAAGGCAAGCATAATGAATAACCGGGCCGATGATCAGTTGGTCCCTTTTTTAAAAGAACTGACCAAAACCTTGATCTGTTTTCTTGGTTTTTTTGTGTTACTGGGCTTTGTTTTTGAAATCAATGTGCTTACACTGATCACGGGATTGGGTATAGGGGGTATTGCGATTGCACTGGCTGCAAAAGAAAGTCTGGAAAACCTGATCGGTTCATTTACGATATTTTTGGACAAGCCCTTCACGGTTGGCGATGTGGTAAAGGTGGATGGTATTGAAGGTACAATTGAGAAAGTGGGCTTCAGGAGTACCTGGCTGATCAGTCCGGATAAAACAACTATTGTTATTCCAAACCGGGCAATGATAGATGGTGTGCTTGAAAATGTGACGTTAAGAAATTACAGAAGGGTTAATTTTTTTATAGGAATAGTCTATGAGACGGCGCCTGAGGATATTAAAAAGATCCTGTCTGCCATTGCTGCTTTTCTTGAGGCCCATCCTGATACTAAGGACGGATATGCCACATTTGATAATTTTGGCGATTCTGCCTTGCATATCCAGGTTGTTTACCTGGTGATCAATATGGAGCACAGTAAATATGTAAAAGTAAAAGAAGAGATCAATTTTAAACTAATGGAGATTGTAAAAGAATTCAGGTCTGGGTTTGCCTATCCGACCCAGCGCTCTATCAGTGACAGCTTTCCGCAGCAAAACAGTTAAATAAAAAAGACCCGGCATTACCGGGTCTTTTTTATAGTGTATAGGTTCATCCCTTATGCCAGCTCAGCCAGCACTGTAATCCCGCCTTTTACGACCTGATTGAGCTCGAGGTTAACCTTCGTGCCCAACGGCAGGAAAATGTCCACCCTAGAGCCAAATTTAATAAATCCGAATTCTTTATTCTGGGTTACGGTATCGCCTTCCTTAATGTACCATACAATTCGTCTGGCAAGGG comes from the Pedobacter heparinus DSM 2366 genome and includes:
- the trmD gene encoding tRNA (guanosine(37)-N1)-methyltransferase TrmD — protein: MRFDIISVLPDLLSSPFAHSILQRAQKKGLAEIVLHNLRDYASNKQKSVDDYPYGGGSGMVMSITPFACCIEALKAERDYDEVIFMSPDGETFNQTIANELSGKKNIMILCGHYKGIDQRIRDLFVTREISIGDYVLSGGELPAAVLVDAIVRLIPGVLNDETSALSDSFQGELLDAPVYTRPADWRGHKVPDILLSGHEAKINEWRHEQALIRTQLRRPDLLED
- the rplS gene encoding 50S ribosomal protein L19, with translation MDLVKFVEEQVIAKNEFPAFKSGDTVSVHYKIREGNKERIQIYQGVVLQRNSVGANETFTVRKMSNGVGVERIFPINSPNIAKIEVNSHGKVRRAKLFYLRELTGKAARIKSKRV
- a CDS encoding Glu/Leu/Phe/Val dehydrogenase dimerization domain-containing protein, producing the protein MKELLKKFEEKRPEIVFEWKDKDSEAEGWVVINSLRGGAAGGGTRMRKGLDKREVESLAKTMEVKFTVSGPPIGGAKSGINFDPADPRKKEVLERWYKAVMPLLKNYYGTGGDLNIDEIHEVIPITENYGLWHPQEGVINGHYQARENERIHQIGQLRYGVSKVLEDLNYTPDIKRKYKVADMITGYGVAASIGHFYSIWGGKLSGKRAVIQGWGNVAAAAGYYLTQNGVKIVGIIDRVGGLICKDGFTQEEVISLFNNRTGNTLVSPDLIPFELASKEIWDIGAEIFVPAAASRLVQQNEVDQLIHGGLEVIACGANVPFADKEIFFGSIMEHADKHVAVIPDFISNCGMARVFAYLMQRNVEMSDDAIFTDASQVIYKALKAVHEESREKKELSKTAFEIALKQLV
- a CDS encoding mechanosensitive ion channel family protein, which codes for MMMDYQFFEQVFWGNTVKQYCVFVVIILLGLLFKRLVSRLFSLALFKVFSKFAEEVRGETFVALLVKPIESFITFCTIYLAINNLTHPLNLVLWHRSKTKIGVTIGDCLDKIFLFLIILSIFWIILRIIDFIAFVLKHKASIMNNRADDQLVPFLKELTKTLICFLGFFVLLGFVFEINVLTLITGLGIGGIAIALAAKESLENLIGSFTIFLDKPFTVGDVVKVDGIEGTIEKVGFRSTWLISPDKTTIVIPNRAMIDGVLENVTLRNYRRVNFFIGIVYETAPEDIKKILSAIAAFLEAHPDTKDGYATFDNFGDSALHIQVVYLVINMEHSKYVKVKEEINFKLMEIVKEFRSGFAYPTQRSISDSFPQQNS